The following proteins come from a genomic window of Fusibacter sp. A1:
- a CDS encoding YfcC family protein, whose product MSLKKTQVIEQTDETEKGGKAKKRFKLEVPHTFVILGMIILFAVILTHLVPAGEFDRVLDPVTDREIVVQGSYHSVESNPIGLFDMFIYIQKGMVDSADIIFFIIFAYAMVFMLLKSGSLDAAVGALLRKIGDKVELLIPVFMIFFGILGATAGLFEEIYGLIPAFLGIAIALGYDAIVGGAIVIVGIGTGFAAAFTNPFTIGVAQGVAGVPMFSGIGFRVLAFIAFQAAVIAYTMNYARKIKKNPELSIVKDVKFSLTDNLSIHELKALKFENRHKISMLAFGLSILLIVVGTLKLGWYIDELAGLFLVLMIVIGFINKKGLNEISEIFVEAAASIAFGALAVGLSRSVLLVMSDGMIIDTMVNSLAGLLVESSAYVSALGMLFLQNLINFIIPSGSGQAATSMPIMAPVADIVGLTRQTAVLAFQFGDGFSNLFWPTIVSVECGLMGIPLNKWYKFMGPLFVIMLVIQVIFMSVAVMINYGPI is encoded by the coding sequence ATGAGTTTGAAAAAAACACAGGTTATTGAACAGACAGACGAAACTGAAAAAGGGGGTAAGGCAAAAAAACGCTTTAAACTGGAAGTGCCGCATACGTTTGTGATTTTGGGAATGATCATCCTATTTGCAGTAATTCTCACTCATCTGGTTCCGGCAGGTGAGTTCGATAGGGTGCTGGATCCGGTGACCGATAGGGAAATAGTGGTTCAGGGATCTTATCATAGTGTTGAATCCAATCCAATCGGCCTGTTCGACATGTTTATCTACATTCAAAAGGGAATGGTAGATTCTGCGGATATCATCTTTTTCATCATCTTCGCTTATGCGATGGTATTTATGCTACTGAAGAGCGGTTCATTAGACGCTGCTGTGGGAGCACTACTTAGAAAAATTGGAGATAAGGTAGAACTGCTTATTCCCGTATTCATGATATTCTTCGGGATTTTAGGGGCGACTGCCGGATTATTTGAAGAGATTTATGGACTTATACCTGCATTTTTAGGAATTGCCATAGCACTTGGTTATGATGCGATTGTTGGTGGGGCGATTGTTATAGTAGGTATAGGCACGGGGTTTGCAGCCGCCTTCACAAATCCGTTCACAATCGGTGTTGCTCAAGGAGTAGCAGGTGTTCCGATGTTCTCGGGAATTGGATTTAGAGTGCTTGCTTTTATTGCTTTTCAAGCGGCAGTCATCGCCTACACCATGAACTACGCCAGAAAAATCAAGAAGAATCCAGAGCTGTCGATTGTCAAGGATGTGAAGTTCAGCCTCACAGATAATTTAAGCATTCATGAATTAAAGGCTTTAAAATTTGAAAACAGACATAAAATCAGCATGCTTGCATTTGGCTTATCCATCCTATTAATCGTAGTCGGAACCTTAAAACTTGGTTGGTATATCGATGAGCTTGCAGGGCTGTTTTTAGTCCTGATGATCGTTATCGGATTTATCAATAAAAAGGGACTTAATGAGATTTCTGAGATTTTTGTAGAGGCAGCGGCGAGCATCGCATTTGGCGCACTGGCGGTCGGCCTGTCGCGTTCTGTACTTCTAGTGATGTCAGATGGTATGATTATTGATACAATGGTAAATAGCCTTGCGGGATTACTTGTAGAATCCAGTGCATACGTATCGGCACTCGGAATGCTGTTTCTTCAAAACCTGATCAACTTCATTATCCCATCAGGCAGCGGTCAGGCAGCTACATCGATGCCTATCATGGCTCCAGTGGCAGATATTGTCGGCTTGACACGTCAGACAGCAGTACTTGCCTTCCAGTTCGGCGATGGATTTTCCAACCTTTTCTGGCCTACCATCGTATCGGTTGAGTGCGGCCTGATGGGTATTCCGCTAAATAAGTGGTATAAATTTATGGGACCGCTATTTGTCATCATGTTGGTGATTCAAGTCATCTTCATGAGTGTCGCTGTAATGATCAATTACGGTCCAATCTAA
- a CDS encoding DMT family transporter, translating to MNQFIKGYAYIVLAGLFWSSTGLFASLLLKTGVSSFEIAFYRLAIGSLFMGIYILIFNPEAFKITWKGLILTAGIGIICHGGFNMAFFTAVDMTGVIIATILLYLAPLMLLGLSVRFFNETLTSQKIGAVVLAVLGSILAITGGIVTGLSVPIIGLLMGALAALAYALISVFSKAVLSHFKVETVLFYSFIFGSLTVLPFLSLGHLSLPLMNAKGLMLVFSIGLLSACIPYLFYVHGIATGLDLSKVGILSMVELIFSIGWSLLFLGELLNPIKAFGIALICLSIYLVNKPQINVLAT from the coding sequence ATGAATCAATTTATAAAAGGATACGCATATATAGTTTTGGCCGGTTTATTCTGGAGTTCTACAGGTCTATTCGCTTCTTTGCTGTTGAAAACTGGGGTTTCATCTTTTGAAATCGCTTTTTACAGGTTAGCGATCGGATCCCTATTCATGGGAATCTATATCCTTATTTTTAATCCCGAGGCATTCAAGATTACCTGGAAAGGACTTATTTTAACAGCTGGAATCGGAATTATCTGTCATGGCGGATTCAATATGGCTTTTTTTACTGCTGTAGATATGACTGGAGTGATCATAGCTACTATTTTGCTATATCTGGCTCCACTAATGCTGCTTGGCCTCTCAGTACGCTTTTTCAACGAAACGCTGACCAGTCAAAAGATAGGCGCAGTTGTCCTGGCGGTCTTAGGCAGTATTCTGGCAATTACAGGAGGAATAGTCACTGGATTGTCTGTCCCCATTATCGGTCTACTGATGGGTGCGCTTGCAGCCCTTGCTTACGCGCTGATCAGCGTCTTCAGCAAGGCTGTACTGAGTCACTTCAAAGTGGAGACGGTGCTCTTTTACAGCTTCATCTTTGGTTCGCTCACCGTGCTTCCCTTTCTATCGCTCGGTCACCTTTCGCTGCCGCTCATGAATGCAAAAGGCCTGATGCTTGTTTTCAGTATCGGACTCTTATCTGCATGCATACCCTATCTCTTTTACGTGCACGGCATCGCGACGGGGCTTGACCTTTCTAAGGTCGGGATCTTGAGCATGGTGGAGCTGATATTTTCAATCGGATGGTCCTTGCTTTTTTTAGGCGAGCTTTTGAACCCTATAAAGGCCTTTGGCATTGCCCTAATCTGCCTGAGCATCTATCTGGTCAACAAGCCCCAAATAAACGTCCTTGCCACTTGA